A single genomic interval of Suncus etruscus isolate mSunEtr1 chromosome 10, mSunEtr1.pri.cur, whole genome shotgun sequence harbors:
- the SEC11C gene encoding signal peptidase complex catalytic subunit SEC11C, which produces MARAGAVGTHLPASGFDLFGDLRKMNKRQLYYQVLNFAMIVSSALMIWKGLIVLTGSESPIVVVLSGSMEPAFHRGDLLFLTNFREDPIRAGEIVVFKVEGRDIPIVHRVIKVHEKDNGDIKFLTKGDNNEVDDRGLYKEGQNWLEKKDVVGRARGFLPYVGMVTIIMNDYPKFKYALLAVMGAYVLLKRES; this is translated from the exons ATGGCGCGCGCGGGCGCCGTGGGGACGCATCTCCCCGCGTCAGGTTTCGACCTTTTCGGGGACCTGAGGAAGATGAACAAGCGCCAG CTCTATTACCAGGTCCTGAACTTCGCCATGATTGTGTCGTCCGCGCTGATGATCTGGAAGGGCCTGATTGTGCTCACAGGCAGCGAGAGCCCCATCGTGGTGGTGCTGAG TGGCAGCATGGAACCAGCCTTTCATCGGGGGGACCTTCTGTTCCTCACCAACTTCAGGGAAGATCCCATTCGAGCTGGCGAGATTGTGGTGTTTAAAGTGGAAGGACGCGATATTCCGATCGTGCACAGAGTGATCAAAGTCCACGAAAA AGATAATGGAGACATCAAGTTTCTAACGAAAGGAGATAATAACGAAGTGGATGACAGAGGCTTGTATAAGGAAGGCCAGAACTGGCTGGAGAAGAAGGACGTGGTGGGCCGGGCCCGAGG GTTTTTGCCTTATGTCGGCATGGTCACCATCATAATGAATGACTATCCAAAATTCAAG TACGCCTTGTTGGCCGTGATGGGTGCATACGTGCTACTGAAACGCGAATCCTGA